The sequence AACTGTACATGCTTTAGATACAAACGGAAACTACGTTCTGCATAGATTCAATGTATCTCAATTATGAACTTCAGACCGATTGAGCCTAATGTGACAGCCATCAAGATACCAAGGGCAGGTAGGAATCCTATTCACCGATTCTCCTGTTCCCTCAATCGGGCAGTGAAGGGTCCGCCGCGCTCAAGCCGTTTCTGTAGGTGGTCAAGCATCGAGTAATTCTCCAGTGCTTTTGCGGCTTTTTTCTCTCTTCCAAGATGCAAATATACCATCCCCAGATTTTTCCAGGCAGTCGGATTCAGCTTATCCGCCTCAACAGACCTCTCGAGCGCTTCTGCTGCTTCTTCGAGTCTTCCTATGCCTGCTAGCATCGCGCCCATGTTCATCCAAGTGGTTGCTCGTTCCGGCTCCAGGTCGAGCACCTTCCTGAAGGATTCTATTGCTTCCTCAATCCTGCCGAGACCCGCGAAGGCCAAACCAACATGTTTCCACGCGCTGGCATTTTCTGGGTCGAATTTGGCAGCATATCTGGATGCTACTATTGCCTCCTCATATCTGGCCATGTTGTAGTATACCGCACCCAGATTGTACCACCCATCCGCAAATTCGGGGTCCAGTTCTAGAGTCTGTTCAGATGCATGTGCTGATTCCTCCCACCTTCCCAGCTCTCCCAGAACCCCACTTAGATCGTACCATGCATCTATGTTGGTCGGGTCCAGCTC comes from Candidatus Lokiarchaeota archaeon and encodes:
- a CDS encoding tetratricopeptide repeat protein, encoding MDSKVRKLKESVEENPDDAKAWYDLGYRLVELGKFEDAAESYQKATELDPTNIDAWYDLSGVLGELGRWEESAHASEQTLELDPEFADGWYNLGAVYYNMARYEEAIVASRYAAKFDPENASAWKHVGLAFAGLGRIEEAIESFRKVLDLEPERATTWMNMGAMLAGIGRLEEAAEALERSVEADKLNPTAWKNLGMVYLHLGREKKAAKALENYSMLDHLQKRLERGGPFTARLREQENR